The genomic region GCAGTCCAAAACAGACCGGCAGCAGCCAAAAAGGTGGCCGGACGGCCGACTTCTTGTCGGCAGAAAACTGGCGTTCGTGAGGCGTCGGGAGCTCGGGAGAGGAAGAGAGTGAGAAGAGAGAAGAGAGGGAAGAGAGAAAAAAAAAGAGGCTGACTTATTTTTCGGGTTCCCAAAAACATCCCACACACATTTTTCTACTTATACTCTTTTCAAACCCGGAAACAAATTTCCTCTGAACATAACTTCTTCATACGACATCCGTTTTAGGCGTGCCGCATGTCTACGAACTGGTATCGACAAATTCTACAACTTTCGTGAAGGAAGTTTTCAAAGATAACTTACGGAAGATAAAGTCAACTTTTGGCCTCTTATAAGTCAAAGCACCTTAAAAAAACTCCCGAAACTTCAACTTCGCACAAACTAAAGAATTTCCATAAATAATCCTTCACTAAATAAGGGAATAATACAAGAAAAATTTATATGAAAATATAGGGTATTACATAGTGAATTCTAAAAGGCAATCAATAAATTTTAGAGATTTCTCTATGAAACATACAAATTTTGAGAATTCTATAAATATAAAGGATATGTTTCTCTCTCTCTTCTTACTTTTTGTATTATAGATGATGTTTTACATGAGCAGTTGAAGTCAAAAAATAATGTTTTTCCTCTAAAATAGATATAATTCTTGTTTTACATGAGCTGTTAGAGATGTTCTAAGACGCAGGCCAGAATAGCATAGTACCATTACAAACTTGTAAAATTCCGCTCACTTATTTTGTGAGCCTAACAGAGAATAAAATCCTAGATATAATGCAGATACTAGAGTTAATACATCTTATCGCCTGAGCGCTCAATTCCGGTGCTTCAAGTACATATTAACCATCTCACCAATCCAATATCATATTTGTCTGCAGGCTAAAAGCAACCTACTTTTTAGGCCCAGACTTCCCTGGACTATCCACCTTCCATTGAGCCAAGAGTCAGGCCCAAAAGACCCAACCCTAGCCTATAGAAATTGAACCAGCCCAACAAGCCCACCTTTCTTGGATTGAACCTAGACTTCAACCCAAGGACCCGAGCCCAAGCCCAGACCCGATTAGGTAGCAATCAGATCTTTGCAGCGGCCATGTTTCCCGACGACTGCCAAGGTTCTTCTCTTGGCACAGAGATCACTGTCGGTATGAGGTTGATCATCTCCCACAATTCAGCTTTCCACCCTTCATCAGCACACGCGCCAACCTTCTTAGATCGAGCGTTCTCCGTCTTAAGCATCAAAGATGCCTTTCCTCCTAGAATAGAGCTGCCAGATCTCACCGTTGACATAATAAGAGCCGTCGACCTGAACCCGCTTACCGAGGTTGCTTCCTTTGATGTCTCATACACCGATCTTCTTCCATTGAAACAACCCTCAACCGCAGCGCACCGCCGTGGCTGGAGTCCTAAATTGGTCGAGATCCAGAAGCCGCCGTTGCTTGCGAGGATCTCGTCTCTCTGGACTACCGCTATCGATTTCCCTCTGCTATATGGTCGGGAGAGCACAAGGCTCTTCGCCGTCGTTGTGGAATTGTCGAAACCCTAGGCTCTGCATAAGTCGGAGCATCCTCGTCTGCCTATCGTGATACACAAGTGAAATTCATGACTTTCATTACATGTAAATTTTTTTCTTTTCATAAAATTTTCATAATCGTACAAGGTACTTTGAATTTCTATACATTAAAGACAAAACATGACATTTAAGACAATATACTAGAATTTACTATATACTAATACTGGTACAGCCCATATACTGTTCATAAGGACCCATGCGAAGTTACTTTTCCATCCCTATTTCCTGATTAATCACGAATTTGCCCACAGGTGCGAAATTACACATTTGCCCTTCTTATCATGAAAAATCACAGCTTTGCCACTGCAGTTGGTTTCAGTCACAGCCCAGTAAAAGACCATTTTGCCCTTTCTCTCATATCTTTTTACAATTTTGCCACTCAATTTTCAGATACCTTTCATTAAAATTATAAAAAGACTATTTTACCCTACTCAGATAGCTTTATTACTGATTTGTCATGCTTCTATTCTAAATCCTGCAGCAACGCACGGGTCACTGCCTAGTCTTGACCTAATATATGTACATGTCAATGACATCATTTAATAAACTCATATTTTGAGGAGTGAAACGGTCTCTTTGATTATTTTTTTACTCTACACACCCAGGTCTCTCTTTTTCTCTAAATGCACACCTAACTTTGTCTTTCTCTCCAAGCTCGTATTTCCTCGAGAAATCACTCGATCAAAAACCACAAACCTGAAATCCTAACTTTTGTCTCTTCTATTACGATGACACTGCAATTGCAGCGGAGATCATGTGTTGATGTCATCGTTGTGGAGTAAAGGATTGACAGAGTCGATGGTCCAAGACATGGTATTGGTTATTCTTCTGCCAATCTTTGCAATAATGGTTGGCTTGTATCAACAAATACCTCTTGATTTATATATTTGATTTGAATCACCCTCGCCAGTCACCCGTGAAACATATAGAACATGATTCCACCAAGAAGCAGGAGTAAATCAAAGCATTTCTCTGAAGTACTCGAGTGAAGAAGACAACGTTGATGAGGTACATGGGCAAAGGAAATGTGTCTGAGGGTTCAACATCGTCGTTTTGATGGTGATGATCCACCACCTTCACTTTCATTTTCACCGCATCATTGACCAGACTGCCAGCTCCTCCTACTCTCTTGGTGGTCTGTTGCCATTATCGATAGCTTTTGGACGTCCATCGGATACACTCAGTCAAGAGGATGGCTGCAGCGCGCATGGACCAAAGCGAAAGGGTTGCGTCAAATTTTGGGTCGTGGACTAGTATAAAGGTTGTCCTCATGTTTCCTTGCTTAGGAATCCGATGGCTTTGAGGATTGTAAAAGTCGGAAGAGGTGTGGTGGGAGTGGATTTGGAAGGTGAAGGAGGTGTGGTGGCTGCCGCCTCGTTGTAGTCATACATAGCTTTCAATCTAGGTTTGGGCATGTGGAGAGAGAGAGAGAGAGAGAGAGAGAGAGAGAGAGAGAGAGTAGTATATANNNNNNNNNNNNNNNNNNNNGAGAGAGAGAGGTATGAATTACCATTTGACAAATAAATAATGTCATAAGAGTTAACTACATACTTTATTATCAAGCTTCAGATTCCGTGTACCAAAATGTTCAATTTTTTTGAATGCAAATCAATTGTTTTTGATTGAAGACACTAAGGTTACAGTAGCCATTACACATCATTCCACTACCATATACAGATAAACAGTAAGTAGTAAGGGATGCTTACAATGGAATGTATGATGGAACTACTCACTAATCGGGTCATGCTCGCTTGTAGTAATTGGTCCTAAAATAAAATTACAAAGAAAATAATAGCAAATAGACAAAGTTCCAAAATGCTTGATTTGTAACTTCATGTATAGAAATTATTAGTGGCCTTTTTTGGTGTACTTTTAGCAAAATTTTCTCTTTATTTATTGTTTTTTGAAATGAGGCATTAGCAAAAAAAATTGCGTGGTTATTTCGGAGGGGAAGACTTAAAATAAGAGCTTTTATGTCAAGATTTTTGAGATCGTCTATAAGATATGGAGCATATTTTTCATGGCTGCTCTTTTGTCAGATCTATTTGGAGTAGTGCGATTCATATGCTTGCTCCCTCTTCCTTCCCATCTTTGGCAGAGTAGATTGAACATTTAACGAGTCAAGACCTGTGTCTACTATTGAGAACTGCTTGGTAGTCTACTGGCATGTGAAAGGCTCGAAACAACTCCATCTTCCGCTTTACCCAGCCTTCTCCCAATTCAGTTCTCTTTGAGGCTGCTTCAGCGAGTTTTGTGTACCGTGTTTTGCTCCTCTTCTGCCGGTGTTGGTCTTGCTCAATCTCCTCTACCTGCTGATATAATCTGATGGATCCCCCATGCCCTCAACTGGTTAATTTTGAACTTTGATGCCTCTGTTAATGGTTCTTCTACTGTCGTTGGTTTCATTATTAAGGCGAGTTGGGGAGCCCCCTAGTGGCTGGATCTCGGCGCCTTCTTACCACCAATGTTCCCCTTGCTGAAAGCTCTGCTCTCAAAGATGGTCTTCTTGCTACTAAAAGATTCAACTACTCATCTATTATGGTTGAGGGTGTACGTCTCGCTGATCACAATCAATTATGTCAAAAAAAAGTTTGTGAGACTCCTTGGAGGCTAATATTTACTAGGGATATTTGGGCGATTGCTGGCAACTTTAATCATATCACTTTCAATCATATATTATGATCACACGAGAAGCTAATTTTCTAACGGATGATCTAACGGATTTGGGCCACTCCCTTGATTCTCCCAAAATTTAGATGGTCTTCTACCTCCTCAGACGTCGCAGGCTCTTTGTTGGACTCTTCTAATTTGAGGCGCCGTAGGGGCTCCTCTTTAATGTGTTGTACTTTTCTTCTCTGAAAAAAAAAAAAAAAAAAGGGAACTATGAGTTACAGAAAGCCATAAAACAGAAAGGAGCAAGTCTAGTTATTCATTGACTCTATGAGTAACCATATTGGTAGGTGGGGAGCATTATGATTTATGAACTAAAGAGCTAGGCCCCTTGGAGGGTTATTGAAGGTAGTGCTTTCTTTTCTTCCCTTTGATCGATCCCCATGTTTCCACTGTATACAGCTTTGGAATCGGAGGTCATCCTGGCACTCAAAGTCTCAAACTGAATATAACCACCAATTTATCCCATGACGTTACATGAGTGGAGTAACTGTAGATCAAAACAGAAGATACATGATCCCCCAGCTCCAAGCGGTCCCAAATAATGGCCACCACCTAATTTTGTAGCCCAACCAATTAAGGTGCCAACTAGCTAGCAAGAGGTGGTTGTTAGCTCATCTCCTCCCTTTTTCGTGAAGCTAATCAAGCCTCTTTCTTATGACATGGTCAGTGAATCCTAGCAAACAGTCACATACATGTTCATTGGGTTTGGGGGGGGGGGGGGGGGGGGGGTTGGATCAGCTGGTTGGTTAGACATGTCCATTATCGAACCGGGTCAGAGAGAAAAGAATACCTCTAATTAATAAGGAACACGGTTAACTTTCGTCGACTCTTATGAAGCACGACAACGGAAAAGAAAAATCACAGAAGTTTTGTATGATACGGTAAGGAACATCAGAAAGAGTAAAAGATGGTAATAGATTCATATATACGTACGAGAATTTCTGAAGCAAAAATTGCGTAACTAATTTCTGTACTCTAGGAGTTAATTAACATCTAGAGAATTTACAAAACTGAACAAAATTTCTACAGTAGTATTGACAACATGTACAAAACTACAGGAAAAATGATCAAGGTCGATCGATTCATGATGATGATGATCACGATCAATTGACCTCGGGAATGCTCTGAAGAACAGGCCTCCACGGACGCTGATGATCAGCCTCGTATGGATCGGTACTACTACTACTAACGCTCATGATCAACTGTGCCAAAACCTGCTGTACAGTCATTTGCTTCAGCTCCACCCTACCCATCAACTCCTCCAGCTGCTTCTTCGTCATCTTTATCTTCACTTCTGTATTAGCTCCTCCTGCTGGTTGAGCTTTCGTCTTCGGTGAATCGTAAGAACCAGCAAATCTACCACCATCTTCTTCACCTCCAAGAAGCCCTTCCTCTTCTTCTGCTTCTATCTTCTTCGTCTTCCTCATATGCTTGTGATCTCGATCATCATTCGCCAGAGAACCCCAGTCCTCACCTCCCCAGTTCACCGACGACGATTCCTCGTGCCTCATACAATTCCCCATGTATTTCTTTCTTTCTTTCTCTTTGGTTTTGGCTCTAGTGATGATAAAATCTGGGAATAGAGAGCGAGCTGCGTTGCGGTTTATATACAGGAGAGCGGAGAGAGAGAGAGAGAGAGAGAGAGGATGGTGATAAAGATGAACGTTGGGAGAGGGAAAAAGGGGTCAAACCTAATTTTGATGACAATGTTTTCCGACGTGGCAGGCGGTGGAAGAGTTTGACCTTGTCAGTTTGGCTATGGTGGATTGGTGGTGGGTTTTGGCATTTTTAGAGGAGAGGATTGGTTCCAACTGAACATGCATGACAACATTATGGGATACTCATCAAGCCGATCTGATTGACTAGTTTAGTTAACAAGTAATTTTTACTTACTTGCAAGATTAATTAACAATAACCAAAGAGGTCCAGATTCTGATGTCAGTAGTGCAATTTGGGTTTGTTTGTTGAGATTAATCTTGTTGCTGATAGCTAAAGACCCATGTTCCCTTCGATGATTCCATTCCCACTACTAATTACCTAACTTGTACCAACTCAATGTCTCACTCTATGCACAACAATATTGGAACGAAACTCTTGTTTAAGTTACCAGCTGCAAATACTAACACTAAGCTAATACGTAAATAACGCGATTGTAATAAACTAACATGTCTCTTCATATGCATCACATTTTTTAAGTACTTTATTTAATGATAACAAAGTGTCGTATCAGAAAATGAAGCTCTTACTGATATTTTTCAAAAAAAAAAATAAAGAAAGTAGACAGCAAACATGAATACTAGCCAAACAATCTTAATGTACTTTTATCGGTATGAAAAGAAATTGTTATGGTAATTCTTGATATATTACATGTCGCTGTATTAATTTCACGTACATGCAGTTTGCCATGATATCGAGTTAATCTTCTATCACGCAGAATTGAGTGATTTACTATTCATAATTCGACGTGGATGCATGTAAATTTCTGATCATGTATTAAGCAAGGTTAGTATTAAAAGAGGTCAGGTGTGAAAGGGTAAATGGGATGGGATCTAGCACATTAAAGTAAGTGTGAACACAAATTAGAAATCGGAATCTTTCATTTTGTGCCTAGTAAGTGCACACCCACCGAAAATGGAATCTTTCAATCTCTTCTGATATTTCACGTGCGCGCGCTTTTCTCCGATGCTTCCCCTGACTTCTTCTTCTTTGTTGCGTTTTTTTTTTTGGGTCAGTCACTTATTTTATTTCCCGAAGGAGTTGAGCGCTTGATGAGCACACGTATATATAATATGATATTTGTGTATGTATGTCGAATTCATCATCACCATATCATGATCCTCTTATCCGTTACGAAGCTACTTTACCTCCTACTATCGGTACTTTACCTCCTACTGATACTTTTGATATTTTATGCCCGGCGTGGTTACAAGGAGCACAACTAATTTGAGTATTTTCTTATTAAATCGTTTATTACATTTATTTTTTATTTATATTTTTTTATCTCAACCGTTCAGTTTTTAAGTCTATATAAATATAAAAAATTCTAGTATATCATATGGTATAGCATGTCTCATAAAATGTATGGTTATTATTGATTAAAGAAGCAATTAAATGACTATG from Fragaria vesca subsp. vesca linkage group LG3, FraVesHawaii_1.0, whole genome shotgun sequence harbors:
- the LOC101307285 gene encoding uncharacterized protein LOC101307285, yielding MGNCMRHEESSSVNWGGEDWGSLANDDRDHKHMRKTKKIEAEEEEGLLGGEEDGGRFAGSYDSPKTKAQPAGGANTEVKIKMTKKQLEELMGRVELKQMTVQQVLAQLIMSVSSSSTDPYEADHQRPWRPVLQSIPEVN